AGTACTGTATAAAACCAAATATTCTACTTAATATTCAGTTAAAAGGACACTTAATTCTAAATACAACTCCTCTTGAAACCTGGCATTTTGATTGTGACATGCAATTTGAACCATTATAATTGTTTGGAAAAATAATGGATAGAAATATCTAAACCATGTTAACGTCTTTAGTAAGCATATAAGAGTAGAATCAAATCTAGGCATCTGGGTTTACGTAACTATGTACTTACCAAGTTTACAAGTTACTACTATATAATGCCTTTcaacttgattttctttaaagatttctttctctttctttctttctttctttctttctttctttctttctttctttctttctttttttctttcaagagagaaggcacaagtgagtgaagggcagagagagagagagagacaaggagggagagagagagaggtggggttCACGCaaatggggctcaagctcactcaatgcaggactcaaactcacgaccatgagatcatgacctgagttgaactcaaatgcttaactgactgagccccccaggctcccctcaactTCATTTTTAAGATCAGGTAAGATATTATGGTACTGCACATATGcttctaaatttgaaaaaaatttctttttttttttttcttgagagagagagagcacaaggcaagaaggaacagagagagacaggcaaagagagaatcccaagcagggtccatgctgtcagtgcagagcctgatgtggggcttgaactcaccaaccctgagatcatgacttgagcagaaaccaagagtcaggtgcttaacccactgagctatccaggcaccctgcCTCTAAAATTTTTAACCTCAGTAATGTTTACTTTGCTTATATTTCAAACCTCATCTAGAACTGAAAAGTTCTGAATCACTGCTCTTCCCAGTAAAGAAACATGGAGGAAAGAACAACTTTATGTGTTGCTGGGGAGAAGGAAGTAGAAGGCATGTATGTGAGGAAGAAATCTGAAAGAATCTTATTCCTAGAGCTACTTCCTGGGATATTTAATAAAATCTagggcacaaaaaaaaaaaaaaaggaaaaggaaaagaatgaaaaattcaatTTGAATCATAATGGTTAGAATacaaaggacaaataccataaaaGTTCTCAGCACAATGTGTTTTAATGTGATCATCAAGATGTTACCATGATTCCTTGGTTTTACACAAATCCTCTGTTAGGAGGCCTTAAGAATTCACACAAGAAGAGCCCTACAACAGAAGAATGCTAAGAGGACCTTAGAAAAGCTAATTCCTAATTAGTGACCACTGCATTAGATCCTAACCCcttagttttcatttccttctgagaTGCTTTGTAAAGTCGTAGAAAATCCActatctttgtttgtttgtttgtttgtttgtttgtttggttttttttagtaaGTTCTAGGGCCAGCGTGGAGTTGTGAATTCacaacctgaaatcaagagttacatgctctacctattaagccagtcaggtgcccccacctTCTTTCTTATAGTATTCCCCTTACAGTGGCAAAGCTGTTCCCTGGGCCATCCTTTATTCAagtctctttcctgctttgcttcATTCATTTAGCTACAGGAggaacagaaagcagatgagCCAGAGGCATCTGCCCTGTCTTCCTAGACACAAAGTATACTTAGTGACATTCTGCAGGTTTTATTACTAAGTAAAGAAATACTtgccatttaaaaagtatttgataatctaaaaaacaaatctacacattcattattttacttaatcatAACAACTTCCAATGAAACTGGTACAAACTGATAGagtttaaaagatatataaactCATAAGGTTTATAAAGTACATGTTATCTTACAACTAACCCAagtgttctttctatccaggcAAAACTTCTAAACCAAAGAAATGAACAGTGccaggaagggacaaagagatagagggagggagagggggaaggagggaggggaagggaggggagggggagggaggggaagggaggggagggagagagggggacaggaagtacgggagggggagggggaggcggagggagagggggagggagagggagagggggagggagaaggagaatcccaagcaggctccacattggcagcatagatgcagggctcagactcacaaactctgagatcgtgacctgagccaaaatgaagagtcacaaTGGAGCCACCCACACGCCTCCAGAAATACTATTTCTAAAAAGCTTATTTGGAGCTctttaaaacagatataaatatgaTTGGGAGtttagagtttttcttttttttttaatttttttttttttaacgtttatttatttttgagacagagagagacagagcatgaacaggggaggggcagagagagagggagacacagaatctgaaacgggctccaggctctgagctgtcagcacagagcccaacacggggctcgaactcacggattgtgagaccatgacccaagccgaagtcagacacttaaccgactgagccacccaggcgcccctagagtttttCTAAAGGTTATTCAGATACAATTTAAGTATGTATTGCCAAGATAGACCCAAATGTAATGGCATAATTTTAGAGATGCTTAAGAGTTGACTACATATGCTACATGAActccataaacttaaaaaatttgaagaaataatcttTTGATGTTTTAGCTTTTTATTAAGCTAAATTCTCTATCTTTTATAGTGGGACCAGttatattttcacataattaAGACATGAGAATGGGCAAATATTGTTTCCTTCATCCCAGTGGAGTCTCCTTgcttataggaaaaaaaaattaagaacaaaaaaactAGTTTATACTTTCAGTAACATTCTCTTTGAACAGATACATAACTCACTTTGATAACTCCTTAACAGATCTAGACAGCCCCACAGGAAGAGAACAGCAATGAACATACCAAAGGAAAGGTATGTAAAAAATGGGACAAAGTAAAATGGGACAATCACTGAAACATAATACACTCAATATCTGCATTCTTTGAATGTCTAGATTATGAAACTCTTATTTTGGGAGAAACCCCTACCTTTTCAGGCAGTCTCTCACCTATAGAAACTGGAAAATGCCAATATATTTCCAGACTCCTTAGCAACTAAGTCAGACAAATCTGCCCCAGAATTTGAATCTAAAGCCTATAGGAAGAAGCAAAGGACAAGTAAAGTCAATGCTGGCAAGGGTACTGGAagtaaaagtatctttttttgtttattttgggagagagagagagagagagagagagagagagagagagagagaaagcgagagcaggggaggggcagaaagagaggtagacacagaatccaagctgtcagaacagagcccaacacaggctcgaactcacgagctgtgagatcatgacctgggccaaagttgggtgctcaactgactgagccacccaggtatcccaagaAGTAGGAGTATCTTCATCTGCTTTCCAGAGGCAGTAATGTTCCAACATCAGAATAGTGACtatgtaatttattgtccaaactgGGACATTTCTGAGAGTGAAATGAACCATCAATTATTACCAAGAAAAACCAAGATGTATGGCTATATAAGCATTAATGGTATTGCTATAGTGCCTCTGTCCAGCACAGAACCACTTCTGTGATCTGATTTCCTGTCTATATTGGTTCCTGCACAGTCTGCAAGCATGGTCTCAGATCTTGCCGGGAACCTGTGTTCCAAAGTTCTTTACTGAAGTcctttttctgcttaaaattgTCTTAGTTGGTTTCACTACTTTAACAAAGAACTGGTAAGAAGATCTACAGTGAACAGGTGACTATTTAGTATAATGGGGAGAATTAACTTTGGATGCTTTAAAGTTCCACTTGCTATTTAAAACCACTAAAGtaagtatattataaaatttatctaCCATATTTCTAGTTCCCTCTTATTTCAAGGAGATGAACtacatgtatattataaaatttatctaCCATATTTCTAGTTCCCTCTTATTTCAAGGAGATGAACTACATTCTCTActatatttttctactttagCAAAGGAAGATACCATTGTCTCAATTTACAAGACAATGTAAAAAATACAAGATATAAAGGTTAAATGGAAAGATTTGTCTTTTCTGCAACTAGATGGAATGAAGGGAAAGGGCAGCTAATTAGTACTTATCCTCTGCTACCTCCCTAGTGCTTCTATTCTTAACTCCTTCCTCTTGGAAGTTGGGCCAAGTATGCTTTAAAGCCTGTCTGAACAGTACACCAAGCACAGTGGTGCTGTGGACTCCTCTGTGACTCATTTTTACAGCTCTCCCTCAGGCTCTTTATATTCAAAGTATCATCACTTCTGCTATCCcggtttattttgaggggggtagagggagggtagcctctctgcttcctggagaCACCTTGGTGGAAACTCACTTCAGCCtctaatcaaaacaaaacaaaacaactccaaaaaagaaaaacagaaagaaaaagtcatatAAACCTAGAATGTGTATGTCCTAATTTGTGCAGAAGCTTTAAcagttcttaaaattaataagCAAGAGAAACTAGTAAGAGAACCAGCCACCCTAATGTTCCTGAAAGAAAGGTGCCTTTGGCCATATTTAACTAATGTGACTTTggcaccctctctgtctcttctaaAATCCCTAAGAATAATTACCTTACACATATGATATTACCTTACCTATGATAATTACCTTACACCTATGATAACTTTCTCATATGAGAAAAATCATAATGCAGAGGAGTACAGAGGAAATACAATAGCAGgatagtttcttcatctgtctaaAGAGGCAGTTGAATTTAAACTTCTTCTGGTTCCTTTTAACACAAATACTGTACGGCTCTACATTTAATCATTTCATActaaagtaaattttataatttaaaaacgcttgtaatctttgtttttgttttaattttattaatgtttatttttgagagagagagagagagagagagagagagagagagagcgagtatgagcaggggaggggagagagaaggaaataggccccaggctctgagctgacagcacagagcccaatgcagggcttgaactcacaagccgtgagtgACCATGGATTTTTATCTATATCCTTTTAAGTTTTTCAGTCTCTATATTAGCGAATTTGAAGCTAATCTTAATAAAAGCATATAGATTTAGAGTTCTTATATCTTCTTATTGACCATTTTAACATTGTAATGTTTCTCTAAATCTCTAGTAATAATTCTTACTTTGAGTATTTGTAGAATAGTTCTATAATTATATCAACTTTTAATGATGCCTTGGAATATTTACCTTTTTCCACTGTATTATTTTcaatctcttttatattttaagtatagcTCTAATAAACAGCAcagagttgggttttgttttttattttgtctgccTATCGATGGATTTTAACTGAACTGCTTAATCCATTTCAATGTAATACAATGACTAGTATAAATGGGTGAAGGTCTACCATCTGATTATTTGTTACCTATTTGTCCCATCTGctctgtttacttcttttttaatgtttacttatttttgagagagaaagagagagaaagagagagaccgagcaagcaatgcaaaggcagagagagcattaagacagaggatctaaagggggctctgggctgacagtagagaacccaatgtgggactcaaactcatgagacatgaaatcatgacctgagcagaagttggacactcaaccaactcagccacccatgcgcccctcagTTTAcctgtttttaaatgcattttcgaTTAAACAGATGTtttattgttccattttttttcctattttacttcctattttattcacttttaagttatacaattttaataactattttgGTGTTTACTCTAATAGATTGAAAAAAATTCCTGAATTATTTTTACCTACCATAATTAGcagtttaataattttaaaaataatgcaacttATAGCAGTTTAATCCCATTAACCTTCCTTGTCACCCACTGTGCTATTATCGtcatatgttttacttttatgaTTTAAACTCTATAGATCACAGTAAATAGTTTCTTAAAGgcaatactttaaaatttacctacattttatatttgtatttacctcaattttatattttataaaatatctttatatttatctataaCTCCTCTGAcactcttcattccttcctgcACTTACATGCCTTTATCTGGAATGATTTTCCTTCAGCCTGAATGCTGAAAGGGCTTTACAGTTAAGTTCTACCATGCTTTCAAGAAACTTAATTCCAATCCTTAAAACATCTTCCAGAATAAAAGGGGAGAGTATTTCTCAGCTCATCTTTTGAGTATGCATAACCTTCAGACAAAAAGCAAGCCAACAGCatatataagagaaaaattaTCGGCCAATCTCAGGactacagatgcaaaaattcctgAAAAAAGTTAATGGCAATCTAAGGCCAACAATATGAAAAAAGATCATTCATTAGAACTGATTTGGGTTAACCCAAGAAATCTAGGGGTAGTACTCttagaaaatgttataaatgtcACTCAATATAGTACAATAGTGAGAGATGCACCACGTCTTCAACAGCAACAGTGGGTCTCATGGTCTGGGCATTGTCAGGCCCTCTTCCAAGGGACTATAGGCATATGCCAGTCCTTGCTCTACCATAATAATGAAAAACCATGATTAAAAATCGCCAATATGTTGGAGGAGATGAAACAGGACTCTGTGAGGTATGCTCCTGAGACACTGGAGAAATATGATATAGAAAAGGGCATTGTGGCCCATATTAAGAAATATGGCTATTAAGAAATAGTGTAATAAGAATTCAACCCCACCTGGCACTACATTGTTGGGAGGAACTTTGGTAGTTACCTCACCCATGAAACCCAATACTTCATCTACTTCTATCAAGGCCAAATAGTCTTTCTTAAAACTGGTTAAAAGTATAGactattctaggggcacctgagtggctcagtcggttaagcgtccaacttcggctcaggtcatgatctcatagttcgtgagttcgagccccgcgttgggctctgggctgacagctcagagcctggaggctgtttcagattctgtgtctccctctgtctgcccctccgctgcttgcactctgtctctggcattgtctcaaaaataaataaacattaaaaaaaaattaaaacaaaaaagcatagaCTATTCTAGACCCAGTGATCCATCCAAAAACAAGGACCACAGCCTAAACTCCCAACACCAGTTCCTGAAATCTTCAACCTTGATTAAA
The genomic region above belongs to Felis catus isolate Fca126 chromosome D2, F.catus_Fca126_mat1.0, whole genome shotgun sequence and contains:
- the LOC111557048 gene encoding LOW QUALITY PROTEIN: dynein light chain 1, cytoplasmic-like (The sequence of the model RefSeq protein was modified relative to this genomic sequence to represent the inferred CDS: substituted 3 bases at 3 genomic stop codons), coding for MLEEMKQDSVRYAPETLEKYDIEKGIVAHIKKYGYXEIVXXEFNPTWHYIVGRNFGSYLTHETQYFIYFYQGQIVFLKTG